From Streptomyces sp. TLI_105, the proteins below share one genomic window:
- the rplM gene encoding 50S ribosomal protein L13 encodes MRTYSPKPGDVTRQWHIIDAQDIVLGRLATTAANLLRGKHKPVYAPHMDMGDFVIIINADKVHLSGNKKTQKMAYRHSGFPGGLRSVRYDELLDKNPEKAVEKAIKGMIPKNSLGRQMLSKLKVYAGENHPHAAQQPVPFEITQVAQ; translated from the coding sequence GTGCGTACGTACAGCCCCAAGCCCGGCGATGTCACTCGCCAGTGGCACATCATCGACGCGCAGGACATCGTCCTGGGCCGTCTGGCGACGACGGCTGCGAACCTCCTGCGAGGCAAGCACAAGCCCGTCTACGCCCCGCACATGGACATGGGCGACTTCGTCATCATCATCAACGCTGACAAGGTCCACCTGTCCGGCAACAAGAAGACCCAGAAGATGGCCTACCGCCACTCTGGCTTCCCGGGTGGTCTGCGCTCCGTCCGTTACGACGAGCTGCTCGACAAGAACCCCGAGAAGGCCGTCGAGAAGGCCATCAAGGGCATGATCCCCAAGAACTCCCTGGGCCGTCAGATGCTCTCGAAGCTGAAGGTCTACGCGGGCGAGAACCACCCGCACGCTGCTCAGCAGCCGGTCCCGTTCGAGATCACCCAGGTCGCGCAGTAG
- the map gene encoding type I methionyl aminopeptidase, with translation MVQIKTPEQIAKMREAGLVVAAIHAATREAAVPGATTKDLDEVARKVIADHGAKSNFLGYGGFPATICTSVNEVVVHGIPDEKTVLKDGDIISIDCGAIVDGWHGDAAYTAFVGTGHAPELIELSRVTEESMWAGIAAMKLGNRLVDISKAIETYIKRQPRPAVGDHSLGRYGIIEDYGGHGIGTEMHMDPHLLNYVSRKRGKGPKLVPGLCLAIEPMVSLGTPRTEVLEDDWTVITTDGTWSSHWEHSIALTEEGPLVLTAVDGGKAKLAELGVTAAPDPLA, from the coding sequence ATGGTGCAGATCAAGACCCCCGAGCAGATCGCGAAGATGCGCGAGGCGGGGCTGGTCGTCGCCGCCATCCACGCGGCGACCCGCGAGGCGGCCGTGCCGGGCGCCACGACGAAGGACCTCGACGAGGTCGCGCGGAAGGTCATCGCCGACCACGGGGCGAAGTCGAACTTCCTCGGGTACGGCGGCTTCCCCGCGACGATCTGCACCTCGGTGAACGAGGTCGTCGTCCACGGCATCCCCGACGAGAAGACCGTCCTCAAGGACGGCGACATCATCTCGATCGACTGCGGCGCGATCGTGGACGGCTGGCACGGCGACGCGGCGTACACCGCTTTCGTCGGCACCGGTCACGCCCCGGAGCTGATCGAGCTCTCCCGGGTGACCGAGGAGTCGATGTGGGCGGGCATCGCGGCGATGAAGCTCGGCAACCGTCTGGTGGACATCTCGAAGGCGATCGAGACGTACATCAAGCGGCAGCCGCGGCCGGCCGTGGGCGACCACAGCCTGGGCCGCTACGGCATCATCGAGGACTACGGCGGCCACGGCATCGGCACCGAGATGCACATGGACCCGCACCTGCTGAACTACGTCTCCCGTAAGCGCGGCAAGGGCCCGAAGCTGGTCCCCGGCCTCTGCCTGGCGATCGAGCCGATGGTCTCCCTGGGCACCCCGCGCACGGAGGTCCTGGAGGACGACTGGACGGTCATCACGACCGACGGCACCTGGTCCTCCCACTGGGAGCACTCCATCGCCCTGACGGAGGAGGGCCCGCTGGTCCTCACGGCTGTGGACGGCGGCAAGGCGAAGCTGGCGGAGCTGGGCGTGACGGCGGCGCCGGACCCGCTGGCGTAG
- the rpsI gene encoding 30S ribosomal protein S9, translating into MAETTPETPVDEFEGVEEYTTETELVEGEYTSESLASRFGDPQPAAGLGRRKNAIARVRIVPGTGKWKINGRTLEDYFPNKVHQQEVNEPFKVLELDNRYDVIARIAGGGVSGQAGALRLGVARALNEADVENNRPALKKAGFLSRDDRAVERKKAGLKKARKAPQYSKR; encoded by the coding sequence GTGGCCGAGACCACCCCCGAGACCCCCGTCGACGAGTTCGAGGGCGTTGAGGAGTACACCACCGAGACCGAGCTCGTCGAGGGTGAGTACACCTCCGAGTCGCTCGCGTCCCGCTTCGGCGACCCGCAGCCGGCCGCCGGCCTGGGCCGTCGCAAGAACGCCATCGCCCGCGTCCGGATCGTTCCGGGCACCGGCAAGTGGAAGATCAACGGTCGCACCCTTGAGGACTACTTCCCCAACAAGGTGCACCAGCAGGAAGTCAACGAGCCCTTCAAGGTGCTCGAGCTCGACAACCGCTACGACGTCATCGCCCGCATCGCGGGTGGCGGTGTCTCCGGCCAGGCCGGCGCCCTGCGCCTCGGCGTGGCCCGTGCGCTGAACGAGGCGGACGTCGAGAACAACCGCCCGGCGCTGAAGAAGGCCGGCTTCCTCTCCCGTGACGACCGCGCGGTCGAGCGGAAGAAGGCCGGTCTCAAGAAGGCCCGCAAGGCTCCGCAGTACAGCAAGCGTTAA
- the rplQ gene encoding 50S ribosomal protein L17 has product MPRPAKGARLGGSAAHEKLLLANLAKSLFEHGRITTTEAKARRLRPVAERLITKAKKGDIHNRRLVLQSITDKGIVHTLFTEIAPRYSERPGGYTRITKIGNRRGDNAPMAVIELVEGEIAKKATVAEAEAATKRAVKEADEAAATEAPAEESKDA; this is encoded by the coding sequence ATGCCGCGTCCCGCGAAGGGTGCCCGCCTCGGCGGTTCCGCCGCGCACGAGAAGCTGCTCCTCGCCAACCTGGCGAAGTCGCTCTTCGAGCACGGCCGCATCACCACGACCGAGGCCAAGGCCCGTCGCCTGCGTCCGGTCGCCGAGCGCCTGATCACCAAGGCGAAGAAGGGCGACATCCACAACCGTCGCCTGGTGCTGCAGTCGATCACCGACAAGGGGATCGTCCACACGCTCTTCACCGAGATCGCCCCGCGTTACTCGGAGCGCCCCGGTGGCTACACCCGCATCACCAAGATCGGCAACCGTCGTGGCGACAACGCCCCGATGGCCGTGATCGAGCTGGTCGAGGGCGAGATCGCCAAGAAGGCGACCGTCGCCGAGGCCGAGGCCGCCACCAAGCGCGCCGTCAAGGAGGCCGACGAGGCCGCCGCCACCGAGGCTCCGGCCGAGGAGTCGAAGGACGCGTAA
- a CDS encoding ABC-F family ATP-binding cassette domain-containing protein codes for MGHVEAAHLEYYLPDGRVLLGDASFRVGEGAVVALVGANGAGKTTLLRMIAGELQPHGGTVKVSGGLGVMPQFVGSVRDESTVRDLLVSVAQPRIREAAKAVDAAEHLIMTVDDEAAQMKYAQALSDWAEVQGYEAETLWDICTMAALGVPYEKAQFREVRTLSGGEQKRLVLESLLRGPDEVLLLDEPDNYLDVPGKRWLEERLRETRKTVLFISHDRELLSRGAQKIIAVEPGPAGSDVWVHGGGFDTFHEARRERFARFEELRRRWDEKHAQLKKLVITLRQAAAVSHEMASRYAAAQTRLKKFEEAGPPPEPPREQDIRMRLRGGRTGVRAVTCENLELTGLMKPFSLEIFYGERVAVLGSNGSGKSHFLRLLAGDPSVAHTGTWKLGARVVPGHFAQTHAHPELTGRPLVDILWTEHAKDRGAAMSMLRRYELERQGDQPFDKLSGGQQARFQILLLELAGTTALLLDEPTDNLDLESAEALQDGLESYEGTVLAVTHDRWFAKSFDRYLVFGSDGVVRETSEPVWDERRVERAR; via the coding sequence ATGGGACATGTCGAGGCCGCGCATCTGGAGTACTACCTTCCCGACGGGAGGGTCCTCCTCGGGGACGCCTCCTTCCGGGTCGGGGAGGGCGCCGTCGTCGCCCTCGTCGGGGCCAACGGCGCCGGCAAGACCACACTGCTCCGGATGATCGCCGGGGAGCTCCAGCCGCACGGCGGCACGGTCAAGGTCAGCGGCGGCCTCGGCGTGATGCCGCAGTTCGTCGGCTCCGTACGGGACGAGTCCACCGTCCGCGACCTGCTCGTCTCCGTCGCCCAGCCCCGGATCCGGGAGGCCGCGAAGGCGGTCGACGCGGCCGAGCACCTGATCATGACGGTCGACGACGAGGCCGCGCAGATGAAGTACGCGCAGGCCCTCAGCGACTGGGCCGAGGTGCAGGGGTACGAGGCCGAGACCCTCTGGGACATCTGCACCATGGCCGCGCTCGGCGTCCCGTACGAGAAGGCGCAGTTCCGGGAGGTCAGGACGCTCTCCGGCGGCGAGCAGAAGCGGCTCGTCCTGGAGTCGCTGCTGCGCGGCCCCGACGAGGTGCTGCTCCTCGACGAGCCGGACAACTACCTCGACGTGCCGGGCAAGCGGTGGCTGGAGGAGCGGCTGCGGGAGACCCGCAAGACCGTCCTCTTCATCTCCCACGACCGGGAGCTGCTCTCCCGGGGCGCCCAGAAGATCATCGCGGTCGAGCCCGGCCCGGCCGGATCGGACGTCTGGGTGCACGGCGGCGGCTTCGACACCTTCCACGAGGCCCGGCGGGAGCGGTTCGCCCGCTTCGAGGAGCTGAGGCGGCGCTGGGACGAGAAGCACGCGCAGCTGAAGAAGCTGGTGATCACCCTGCGGCAGGCGGCCGCGGTCAGCCACGAGATGGCCTCCCGGTACGCCGCCGCGCAGACCCGGCTGAAGAAGTTCGAGGAGGCGGGGCCGCCGCCGGAGCCGCCGCGCGAGCAGGACATCCGGATGCGGCTGCGCGGCGGGCGGACCGGCGTGCGAGCCGTGACCTGCGAGAACCTTGAGCTGACCGGCCTGATGAAGCCGTTCTCGCTGGAGATCTTCTACGGGGAGCGGGTCGCCGTCCTCGGTTCGAACGGCTCCGGGAAGTCCCACTTCCTGCGGCTGCTGGCGGGAGACCCCTCGGTCGCCCACACGGGCACGTGGAAGCTCGGTGCCCGGGTCGTGCCGGGGCACTTCGCGCAGACCCACGCGCACCCGGAGCTGACCGGGCGGCCGCTCGTCGACATCCTGTGGACCGAGCACGCCAAGGACCGGGGCGCGGCGATGTCGATGCTGCGGCGGTACGAGCTGGAGCGGCAGGGGGACCAGCCGTTCGACAAGCTGTCGGGCGGGCAGCAGGCGCGGTTCCAGATCCTGCTCCTGGAGCTGGCGGGGACGACGGCACTGCTGCTCGACGAGCCGACGGACAACCTGGACCTGGAGTCGGCGGAGGCGCTCCAGGACGGGCTGGAGTCGTACGAGGGGACGGTGCTGGCCGTCACGCACGACCGGTGGTTCGCGAAGAGCTTCGACCGGTACCTGGTCTTCGGTTCGGACGGGGTCGTGCGGGAGACCAGCGAGCCCGTGTGGGACGAGCGGCGGGTCGAGCGGGCGCGGTGA
- the rpsK gene encoding 30S ribosomal protein S11: MPPKGRQGAAKKVRRKEKKNVAHGHAHIKSTFNNTIVSITDPSGNVISWASAGHVGFKGSRKSTPFAAQMAAESAARRAQEHGMRKVDVFVKGPGSGRETAIRSLQATGLEVGSIQDVTPTPHNGCRPPKRRRV, encoded by the coding sequence ATGCCCCCCAAGGGTCGTCAGGGTGCCGCCAAGAAGGTGCGCCGCAAGGAAAAGAAGAACGTCGCTCACGGCCACGCGCACATCAAGAGCACGTTCAACAACACGATCGTCTCGATCACGGACCCCTCGGGCAACGTGATCTCCTGGGCCTCCGCCGGCCACGTCGGCTTCAAGGGCTCGCGCAAGTCCACCCCCTTCGCCGCGCAGATGGCCGCCGAGTCGGCCGCCCGCCGCGCGCAGGAGCACGGCATGCGCAAGGTCGACGTCTTCGTCAAGGGTCCCGGCTCCGGCCGTGAGACCGCGATCCGCTCCCTCCAGGCCACGGGCCTCGAGGTCGGCTCGATCCAGGACGTCACCCCCACGCCGCACAACGGCTGCCGTCCCCCCAAGCGCCGCCGCGTCTGA
- the secY gene encoding preprotein translocase subunit SecY codes for MLTAFARAFKTPDLRKKLLFTLGIIVLYRLGAHIPVPGVSYEAVQQCVKQASEGNNSLFGLVNMFSGGALLQITIFALGIMPYITASIILQLLTVVIPRLEALKKEGQSGTAKITQYTRYLTVALAILQGTGLVATAKSGALFSGCIVADQVVPDQSIFTIATMVITMTAGTGVVMWLGELITDRGIGNGMSILMFISIAAGFPGALWAIKKSGKLAQGWIEFGVVILIGFVMVALVVFVEQAQRRIPVQYAKRMIGRRSYGGTSTYIPLKVNQAGVIPVIFASSLLYIPALIAQFSNSTAGWKTWIEAHFVKGDHPYYIAAYFLLIVFFAFFYVAISFNPEEVADNMKKYGGFIPGIRAGRPTAEYLSYVLNRITWPGSLYLGLIALVPTMALAGFGGANSNFPFGGTSILIIVGVGLETVKQIESQLQQRNYEGFLR; via the coding sequence GTGCTCACCGCGTTCGCCCGGGCGTTCAAGACGCCCGACCTGCGCAAGAAGCTGCTCTTCACGCTCGGCATCATCGTGCTGTACCGCCTGGGGGCCCACATCCCGGTCCCCGGCGTCAGCTACGAGGCCGTCCAGCAGTGTGTCAAGCAGGCCAGCGAGGGCAACAACAGCCTGTTCGGCCTGGTCAACATGTTCAGTGGCGGGGCGCTGCTGCAGATCACCATCTTCGCGCTCGGCATCATGCCGTACATCACGGCGAGCATCATCCTGCAGCTGCTGACCGTCGTGATCCCCCGCCTCGAAGCCCTCAAGAAGGAGGGTCAGTCCGGTACTGCCAAGATCACGCAGTACACCCGGTACCTGACCGTGGCCCTCGCCATCCTCCAGGGCACCGGCCTCGTCGCGACCGCCAAGAGCGGTGCGCTCTTCAGCGGCTGCATCGTCGCCGACCAGGTCGTGCCCGACCAGTCGATCTTCACCATCGCCACGATGGTCATCACCATGACCGCGGGCACCGGCGTCGTCATGTGGCTCGGCGAGCTGATCACGGACCGCGGCATCGGCAACGGCATGTCGATCCTGATGTTCATCTCGATCGCGGCCGGCTTCCCGGGCGCCCTGTGGGCCATCAAGAAGAGCGGCAAGCTCGCCCAGGGCTGGATCGAGTTCGGCGTCGTCATCCTCATCGGCTTCGTGATGGTGGCCCTCGTGGTCTTCGTCGAGCAGGCTCAGCGACGCATCCCGGTCCAGTACGCGAAGCGCATGATCGGCCGCAGGTCGTACGGCGGTACGTCCACTTACATCCCTTTGAAGGTGAACCAGGCCGGTGTGATTCCTGTCATCTTCGCGTCGTCGCTGCTCTACATCCCGGCCTTGATCGCGCAGTTCTCGAACAGCACCGCGGGCTGGAAGACCTGGATCGAAGCCCACTTCGTCAAGGGTGACCACCCCTACTACATCGCCGCGTACTTCCTCCTGATCGTGTTCTTCGCCTTCTTCTACGTGGCGATCTCGTTCAACCCCGAGGAAGTTGCGGACAACATGAAGAAGTATGGTGGCTTCATCCCGGGTATCCGGGCTGGTCGACCTACTGCCGAGTATCTGAGCTACGTGCTCAACCGGATCACTTGGCCGGGCTCGCTGTACTTGGGTCTGATCGCTCTTGTGCCGACGATGGCGTTGGCAGGCTTCGGTGGGGCCAATTCCAACTTCCCCTTCGGCGGGACGAGCATCCTCATCATCGTGGGTGTGGGGCTGGAGACCGTGAAGCAGATCGAGAGCCAGCTCCAGCAGCGCAATTACGAAGGGTTCCTCCGCTGA
- the truA gene encoding tRNA pseudouridine(38-40) synthase TruA: MSDDVQDGFVRVRLDLSYDGKDFSGWAKQAQGQRTVQGEIEDALRTVTRSKETYELTVAGRTDAGVHARGQVAHVDLPVEVWEEHRDKLLRRLAGRLSHDVRVWSLAEAPAGFNARFSAVWRRYAYRVTDNPGGVDPLLRGHVLWHDWALDMDAMNEAATALVGEHDFAAYCKKREGATTIRTLQVLRWERREDGILEATVKADAFCHNMVRSLVGALLFVGDGHRPVDWPGKVLAAGVRDSAVHVVRPHGLTLEEVGYPEDALLAARSREARNKRSLPGSAGCC, from the coding sequence GTGAGTGATGACGTGCAGGACGGTTTCGTACGGGTTCGGCTTGACCTCTCGTACGACGGCAAGGACTTCTCCGGCTGGGCCAAGCAGGCCCAGGGACAGCGGACCGTGCAGGGAGAGATCGAGGACGCCCTGCGGACCGTGACCCGGTCCAAGGAGACGTACGAGCTGACCGTCGCCGGCCGGACCGACGCCGGCGTGCACGCGCGCGGCCAGGTCGCGCATGTCGACCTGCCCGTGGAGGTGTGGGAGGAGCACCGCGACAAGCTGCTCCGGCGGCTCGCCGGGCGGCTCTCCCACGACGTGCGGGTGTGGTCCCTCGCCGAGGCCCCCGCGGGCTTCAACGCCCGGTTCTCCGCCGTCTGGCGCCGCTACGCCTACCGCGTCACCGACAACCCCGGCGGCGTCGACCCGCTGCTCCGCGGGCACGTGCTGTGGCACGACTGGGCCCTCGACATGGACGCCATGAACGAGGCCGCCACCGCGCTCGTCGGCGAGCACGACTTCGCCGCGTACTGCAAGAAGCGCGAGGGAGCCACCACCATCCGCACGCTCCAGGTGCTGCGCTGGGAGCGGCGCGAGGACGGGATTCTGGAGGCGACCGTCAAGGCGGACGCCTTCTGCCACAACATGGTCCGCTCGCTCGTCGGCGCCCTGCTCTTCGTCGGCGACGGCCACCGGCCGGTCGACTGGCCCGGCAAGGTGCTCGCCGCCGGCGTCCGCGACTCGGCCGTGCACGTCGTGCGGCCGCACGGCCTCACCCTCGAAGAGGTCGGCTACCCGGAGGACGCGCTGCTCGCCGCCCGCAGCCGGGAGGCCCGCAACAAGCGGTCACTCCCCGGGAGCGCCGGCTGCTGCTGA
- the rpsM gene encoding 30S ribosomal protein S13, which produces MARVSGVDIPREKRVVVALTYVFGIGRTRSEEILAATGVNPSTRVRDLAEEDLVKIREYVDANLQTEGDLRREIAADIRRKVEIGCYQGLRHRRGLPVRGQRTSTNARTRKGPRRAIAGKKKPGKK; this is translated from the coding sequence ATGGCACGCGTTTCCGGTGTTGACATCCCGCGCGAAAAGCGTGTGGTGGTCGCACTCACCTACGTCTTCGGCATCGGGCGTACCCGGTCCGAGGAGATTCTCGCCGCGACCGGCGTGAACCCGTCCACCCGTGTCCGCGACCTTGCCGAGGAAGACCTCGTCAAGATCCGCGAGTACGTGGACGCCAACCTCCAGACCGAGGGTGACCTCCGCCGCGAGATCGCCGCCGACATCCGCCGCAAGGTCGAGATCGGCTGCTACCAGGGCCTGCGTCACCGTCGTGGCCTGCCCGTCCGCGGTCAGCGCACCAGCACGAACGCTCGTACCCGCAAGGGCCCGCGTCGCGCCATCGCCGGCAAGAAGAAGCCGGGCAAGAAGTAG
- the rpsE gene encoding 30S ribosomal protein S5, producing the protein MAGPQRRGSGAGGGERRDRKGRDGGAAAEKTAYVERVVAINRVAKVVKGGRRFSFTALVVVGDGDGTVGVGYGKAKEVPAAIAKGVEEAKKNFFKVPRIQGTIPHPIQGEKAAGVVLLKPASPGTGVIAGGPVRAVLECAGVHDILSKSLGSDNAINIVHATVEALKGLQRPEEIAARRGLPLEDVAPAALLRARAGAGV; encoded by the coding sequence ATGGCTGGACCCCAGCGCCGCGGAAGCGGTGCCGGTGGCGGCGAGCGGCGGGACCGGAAGGGCCGCGACGGTGGCGCTGCCGCCGAGAAGACCGCGTACGTTGAGCGCGTTGTCGCGATCAACCGCGTCGCCAAGGTTGTCAAGGGTGGTCGTCGCTTCAGCTTCACCGCGCTCGTCGTGGTGGGTGACGGTGACGGCACCGTAGGTGTCGGTTACGGCAAGGCCAAGGAAGTTCCCGCGGCCATCGCCAAGGGCGTCGAGGAAGCCAAGAAGAACTTCTTCAAGGTTCCCCGCATCCAGGGCACCATCCCGCACCCGATCCAGGGCGAGAAGGCGGCCGGCGTTGTCCTGCTGAAGCCTGCTTCCCCCGGTACCGGTGTTATCGCCGGTGGCCCGGTGCGCGCCGTTCTGGAGTGCGCCGGCGTTCACGACATCCTGTCGAAGTCGCTCGGCTCCGACAACGCGATCAACATCGTGCACGCGACCGTGGAGGCCCTGAAGGGCCTGCAGCGTCCCGAGGAGATCGCGGCTCGCCGTGGTCTGCCCCTCGAGGACGTCGCTCCCGCGGCTCTGCTCCGTGCGCGTGCTGGGGCGGGTGTGTGA
- the infA gene encoding translation initiation factor IF-1 produces MAKKQGAIEIEGTVIESLPNAMFKVELQNGHKVLAHISGKMRMHYIRILPDDRVVVELSPYDLTRGRIVYRYK; encoded by the coding sequence GTGGCCAAGAAGCAAGGTGCCATCGAAATCGAGGGCACCGTGATCGAGTCCCTCCCGAACGCCATGTTCAAGGTGGAGCTCCAGAACGGTCACAAGGTCCTCGCGCACATCTCCGGCAAGATGCGGATGCACTACATCCGAATCCTTCCGGACGACCGGGTCGTCGTGGAGCTCTCTCCGTACGACCTGACGCGTGGCCGGATCGTCTACCGGTACAAGTAG
- the rpmD gene encoding 50S ribosomal protein L30 has product MARLKVTQTKSYIGSKQNHRDTLRSLGLKKVNDVVVKEDRPEFRGMVHTVRHLVTVEEVD; this is encoded by the coding sequence ATGGCTCGCCTCAAGGTCACGCAGACGAAGTCGTACATCGGCAGCAAGCAGAACCACCGCGACACCCTGCGTTCGCTTGGCCTCAAGAAGGTCAACGACGTGGTTGTCAAGGAGGACCGCCCCGAGTTCCGCGGAATGGTGCACACCGTCCGCCACCTCGTGACGGTCGAGGAGGTTGACTGA
- the rpmJ gene encoding 50S ribosomal protein L36: MKVKPSVKKICDKCKVIRRHGRVMVICDNLRHKQRQG; this comes from the coding sequence ATGAAGGTCAAGCCGAGCGTCAAGAAGATCTGCGACAAGTGCAAGGTGATCCGCCGTCACGGCCGGGTCATGGTCATCTGCGACAACCTGCGCCACAAGCAGCGCCAGGGCTGA
- the rplO gene encoding 50S ribosomal protein L15 gives MAENNPLKAHNLRPAPGAKTAKTRVGRGEASKGKTAGRGTKGTKARYQVPQRFEGGQMPLHMRLPKLKGFKNPFRTEYQVVNLDKLTALYPQGGEVTVADLVAKGAVRKNQLVKVLGQGEVSVALQVTVDAVSGSAKEKIAAAGGTVTELV, from the coding sequence ATGGCGGAGAACAACCCGCTGAAGGCCCACAACCTCCGTCCGGCCCCCGGCGCCAAGACCGCCAAGACCCGTGTGGGTCGTGGTGAGGCGTCGAAGGGTAAGACGGCCGGTCGTGGTACGAAGGGTACGAAGGCCCGCTACCAGGTTCCGCAGCGCTTCGAGGGTGGGCAGATGCCCCTCCACATGCGTCTGCCGAAGCTGAAGGGCTTCAAGAACCCCTTCCGCACCGAGTACCAGGTCGTGAACCTGGACAAGCTCACCGCGCTCTACCCGCAGGGTGGCGAGGTCACGGTGGCCGACCTGGTCGCCAAGGGTGCCGTTCGCAAGAACCAGCTCGTCAAGGTCCTGGGCCAGGGCGAGGTCTCCGTGGCGCTGCAGGTGACGGTCGACGCCGTCTCCGGCTCCGCCAAGGAGAAGATCGCCGCCGCCGGCGGCACCGTCACCGAGCTCGTCTGA
- a CDS encoding DNA-directed RNA polymerase subunit alpha produces the protein MLIAQRPSLTEEVVDEFRSRFVIEPLEPGFGYTLGNSLRRTLLSSIPGAAVTSIRIDGVLHEFTTVPGVKEDVTDLILNIKQLVVSSEHDEPVVMYLRKQGPGLVTAADIAPPAGVEVHNPDLVLATLNAKGKLEMELTVERGRGYVSAVQNKQVGQEIGRIPVDSIYSPVLKVTYKVEATRVEQRTDFDKLIVDVETKQAMRPRDAMASAGKTLVELFGLARELNIDAEGIDMGPSPTDAALAADLALPIEELELTVRSYNCLKREGIHSVGELVARSEADLLDIRNFGAKSIDEVKAKLAGMGLALKDSPPGFDPTAAADAFGADDDADAGFVETEQY, from the coding sequence ATGCTTATCGCTCAGCGTCCGTCGCTGACCGAAGAGGTCGTCGACGAGTTCCGCTCCCGGTTCGTCATCGAGCCGCTGGAGCCGGGCTTCGGCTACACCCTCGGCAACTCCCTCCGCCGTACCCTCCTCTCCTCGATCCCGGGTGCCGCTGTCACCAGCATCCGCATCGACGGTGTCCTGCACGAGTTCACCACCGTGCCGGGCGTCAAGGAGGACGTCACCGACCTCATCCTGAACATCAAGCAGCTGGTCGTCTCCTCGGAGCACGACGAGCCGGTCGTGATGTACCTGCGCAAGCAGGGCCCGGGTCTGGTCACCGCCGCCGACATCGCGCCCCCGGCCGGTGTCGAGGTGCACAACCCCGACCTCGTCCTGGCGACCCTGAACGCCAAGGGCAAGCTGGAGATGGAGCTGACCGTCGAGCGCGGTCGCGGCTACGTCTCCGCCGTCCAGAACAAGCAGGTCGGCCAGGAGATCGGCCGCATCCCGGTCGACTCGATCTACTCGCCGGTCCTCAAGGTCACCTACAAGGTCGAGGCGACCCGAGTCGAGCAGCGCACCGACTTCGACAAGCTCATCGTCGACGTCGAGACCAAGCAGGCCATGCGCCCGCGTGACGCCATGGCGTCCGCCGGCAAGACCCTGGTCGAGCTGTTCGGTCTGGCGCGCGAGCTCAACATCGACGCCGAGGGCATCGACATGGGCCCGTCCCCGACGGACGCCGCCCTCGCCGCCGACCTGGCGCTGCCGATCGAGGAGCTCGAGCTCACCGTTCGTTCGTACAACTGCCTCAAGCGTGAGGGCATCCACTCCGTGGGTGAGCTCGTCGCCCGCTCCGAGGCCGACCTGCTCGACATCCGCAACTTCGGTGCGAAGTCGATCGACGAGGTCAAGGCGAAGCTGGCCGGTATGGGCCTCGCGCTGAAGGACTCGCCGCCCGGATTCGACCCCACCGCCGCCGCTGACGCCTTCGGCGCCGACGACGACGCGGACGCGGGCTTCGTCGAGACCGAGCAGTACTGA
- a CDS encoding adenylate kinase, which yields MRIVLVGPPGAGKGTQAAYLAKNLGIPHISTGDLFRANISQGTPLGVEAQSYMKAGQLVPDSVTIGMAEDRMRQADAEGGFLLDGFPRNVAQAQALDAFLKSDGIELDAVLDLEVPEDEVVKRIAGRRICRKDSAHVFHVTYNAPKTEGVCDVCGGELYQRDDDTEETVRKRLSVYHTETEPIIDYYRAQNLVETISALGKVDEVTAKAMAALKK from the coding sequence ATGCGAATCGTCCTCGTCGGACCGCCCGGTGCGGGCAAGGGCACGCAGGCCGCGTACCTCGCCAAGAACCTGGGCATCCCGCACATCTCTACGGGCGACCTGTTCCGTGCCAACATCTCGCAGGGCACGCCGCTGGGCGTAGAGGCGCAGTCGTACATGAAGGCCGGCCAGCTCGTGCCGGACTCCGTGACGATCGGGATGGCCGAGGACCGCATGCGCCAGGCGGACGCCGAGGGCGGCTTCCTGCTCGACGGGTTCCCGCGGAACGTGGCCCAGGCCCAGGCTCTGGACGCGTTCCTCAAGTCCGACGGCATCGAGCTGGACGCGGTCCTGGACCTTGAGGTCCCCGAGGACGAGGTCGTGAAGCGGATCGCGGGTCGCCGCATCTGCCGCAAGGACTCCGCGCACGTCTTCCACGTGACGTACAACGCTCCGAAGACCGAGGGCGTCTGCGACGTCTGCGGCGGCGAGCTGTACCAGCGCGACGACGACACGGAGGAGACCGTCCGCAAGCGCCTGTCGGTCTACCACACGGAGACCGAGCCGATCATCGACTACTACCGGGCGCAGAACCTGGTCGAGACGATCTCGGCGCTCGGCAAGGTGGACGAGGTCACCGCCAAGGCGATGGCCGCGCTCAAGAAGTAA